The genomic region CGAGTCCCTGGTCAACGAGTGCGCCGAGGCACGGCAGATGGTGTGGATCGTGGACGTCACCAACGAGGCGACGCCGTTCGGCGTGTCGAACTACACGGTGCGGGAGGCCGAGGGCAACTTCTGTGCCCGGGGGGGGCGCTTCGGCAATCATTCCTCCAACGAGAGCTTCACGGCCGTCTACCACCGCCGGCTCGTGTTCTTCGCCTGGTTCAACGCCGGCGTCCGGGCGCTGGACATCCGCGATCCGCTCAACCCCCGGGAGGTGGCCTCCTACATCCCGGCCACGACGCCGACCACGGAGCCGCGCTGCGTCAAGGTCGACGGCGTCGACCGCTGCAAGGTGGCGATCCAGACCAACAACCTCGAGGTCGACGATCGCGGCCTGATCTACGCCGTCGATCGCGCCAATACGGGGCTCTCCATCCTGGAGCTGACCGGCCCCGCCCGAGCCATCGCCAACATCCCCTGAGCGCATGCCGACGCTCGGCTTCGTCGGGCTGGGGGCCATGGGCGGCCGCATGGCGAAGCGCCTGCTCGACGCCGCCTACCCCGTCGTCGGCTACAACCGGACGCCGGCTCGGGCCCGGTGGCTGGTCGACGCCGGGATGCGGGCCGCCGCCTCGCCTCGCGCCGTCGCCGACGCAGCCGACGTCGTCTTCAGCATGGTGACCGACACCGACGCGCTCCACGCGGTGGCGCGCGGCCCGGACGGCATCCTGGCCGGCCTGCGTCCCGGCGCCGTGTACGTCGAGATGAGCACCGTCCACCCGGCGACGATACGCGCCCTGGGGGCCGAGGTGGTGTCGCGCGGGGCCGTGATGCTCGACGCCCCCGTGTCCGGCAGCGTCGCCACCCTGGAGGCCGGCCAGCTCGCCTTCATGGTCGGCGGTGACCCCGCGGTGCTCGAGCGCGTCCGGCCGTACCTCCTCGCCATCGGCCCCACGATCACCCACGTCGGCCCGCTGGGACTGGCCATGACGATGAAGGTCGCCACCAACCTCGGGCTGGCCGTCCAGATGCTGGCGTTCAGCGAGGCGGTTCTGCTCGCCGAGAAGGCCGGCATCGCCCGCGAGCGCGCCGTCGAGGCGTTGCTGCGGAGCGTGATCGCGTCGCCCATGGTCCGCTACCGGGGACCGTTCGTTCTCTCAATGCCGGCCGAGGCGTGGTTCGACGTCGGGATGATGCAGAAGGATCTGCGGCTGGCCCTCGACATCGGGCGCGCGGTCGGGGCCGTCCTCCCGGCCACGGCGCTGACCCACGAGTGGCTGGCCGCCGCCCAGGGCCGCGGGCTGGGCGAGTTCGATTTCGCGGTGGTGTTCGACGTGCTGGCGGAGCTGAGCGGGCTCCCGCCGAGCAAGAAATCCGGAGGGGCCTGATGGGACTTCCGACCTACGGCACCATGGGGGTCGACTGGGAAGAGCGCGTGAATTTCGACCGGCTGCGGCGGGACCGGCTCAGCCGGGTGACGGCGGCGCTGGGACACTCGGAGCTGGGCGGTCTCCTCTGCTTCGACATGTATAACATCCGCTACATCACCCACACGACCATCGGCGAATGGGCCCGGGACAAGCTGTCGCGCTTCGCCCTCTTGCCCCGCGAGGCCGAGCCGATCATGTGGGACTTCGGCTCCGCCGCCCGTCACCATCGGCTCTACTGTCCCTGGCTGGGCGAGCGCTCGCGCGCCGGCATCTCGCTCCTCCGGGGCGCGATGACGCCGGAGATGGGACGGGCCGAGGACCTGGCCCGCAAGATCAAGCGTGAGCTGGAGGCCCGCGGACTTCACCGGGCCCCCCTCGGTGTGGACGTGATCGAGCTGCCCATTCTGGCCGCGCTCCAGCAGGAGGGCCTCCAGGTCGTCGACGGCCAGCAGCTCATGCAGGCGGTGCGCCGCATCAAGACGCGGGACGAGATCGTCCTCCTCAATACCGCGGCCATGATGGTGGACGCGGCCTACGAGGACCTCTACCAGGCCCTCCGGCCGGGCATCCGGGAGAACGAGCTGGTGGGGATCGCCGCCAAGACGCTCTACGACCTGGGCTCCGAGGACGTGGAGGCCGTCAACGCGATCGCCGGCGAGCGCTGCAATCCGCATCCCCACGTCTTCTCCGACCGGGTGCTGCGGCCGGGCGATCCCGCCTACTTCGACATCCTCCACTCCTACATGGGCTACCGCACCTGCTATTACCGGTCCTTCGCGGTGGGCAGCGCCTCGGCCGCCATGGTCGACGCCTACAAGCGCTGCCGGGAGCTCCTCGACCAGGCCATCGCGATCGTCAAGCCGGGCATCACCACCGCCGACATCGTCGCCCTCTGGCCGCGCGCCCAGGAGTTCGGCTTCCCCGACGAGGAGGCGTGCTTCGGCCTCCAGTACGGCCACGGGGTCGGGCTCTCGATCTGGGAACAGCCGGTGATGAGCCGGCTGGTGTCACTCGAGCACCCGATGACGCTCGAGCCCGGCATGGTCTTCGCGCTCGAGAACTTCTGGCCGGCGTCGGACGGCTGGTCGGCGGCCCGCATCGAGGAGGAAGTGCTCGTCACCGAGACGGGGCACGAGATCCTGACCCGGTTCCCCGCCGAGACGCTGCTGGTGGCCGGCACCCGGTACTGGACCGCGACCGGCCCGCTGGCGGGCACGCGCGAGCTCGACCCGACGGCCAGCCCCCGGCGAGCCGACCTCGGCTGAGAGGAGGCGTCGATGCGCACGCGCTGGATGGCGACACTCGCGGCCGGGGTCCTGGCCGCCGCCCTCGTGGGCGGTCTCGCCGGGGCGGCGGACCCGGTCCTCCTCCGGGTCCGGGTTTTCCCGGGCGTCCACAACCTCGCGATCTTCGCCGGCCAGGCCAGAGGCATCTTCGCCAAGTACGGGGTCCAGGTCGAGCTCGAGTTCACGCCCAACTCCCAGGCGCTGCGCGACGGTCTCGCCGCCGGCGCCTTCGAGGTCGCCCACGCCGCGGTCGACAACGCCGTCGCCATGGTGGAGACGGCCGGCGCGGACGTCGTCGTGGTGGTGGGCGGCGACAGCAGCATGAACCAGCTCTTCGTCCAGCCCGAGGTCCGATCCATCATCGACCTCATGGGCAAGACGGTGATCGTGGACGCCCCGAACACCGCCTATGCCCTCCAGCTGAAGAAGATCCTGCTCAAGCACGGGCTCAAGGCCGGCCAGCACTACACGGTGAAGCCGATCGGCGGGACGTTCCAGCGGGCGGCCGCGATGCGCGAGCACAAGGAGTACGCGGCGACGATGCTGTATCCGCCCTACTCGATCGTGGCGGAGCGCGAGGGCCTCCGGAGCCTCGGGCTGGCCGTCAAGATGCTCGGCCCCTACCAGGCGACCGCCGGTTTCGTCCGGCGGTCCTGGGCCCAGGCGAACGCGTCGACCCTGGAGCGGTACCTCCAGGGATACGTCGGAGCTCTCCGCTGGGTGCTGGCGCCGGCCAATCGCGACGAGACGATCGCCCTCCTCGCCCAGCGCCTCAAGCTCGACCCCGACGTGGCGGCCGCGACCTACGCGCACGCCGTCGACCCGGCCGGCGGGCTCACGCCCGACGCGCGACTCGATCTGGAGGGGTTCCGCAACGTGCTCGCGCTCCGGGCCGAGCTGGAGGGCCAGTGGGGCGGCCAGCCGCCGGCGCCCGAGCGCTACTACGATCCGCAGTACTACCGCCGGGCGCTCGCCGCGCTCGGACCCTAGGTCATTTCGGGGGGGTCTCGGAAGACCCCCCCGAGGCCCCCCCGTCGTGGCGGCGGCAAAGCCGCCGCGCGGAGCCTATTCGAGGCCGCGCACGCTCGTTCGCGGCCTGACCCGCCGTCGCGCGCGAGGGTCGTCCTCGGGCGTCATCCCCCGCACGTCGCCCAGCGCCCACAGCGCGAGGTGGCACTCGGTCTCGAGGATCTGACCGACGCGCTCGATGACCGGGGCGGTCGCGACCCGGCGAATCCCGCGAGCCAGCCGCCGCAGCTCGCGCAGGCGGCGGATCATCTCCCGCCGGTCGCTCGGCGCCGGCCGGCGGGGCGCGGGACGCCGGACGGCCCGCGCCGACGACCGAGGACGACGGGATGCGATGGTGATCGGCCCGGTACGCCGCTTCATCGCTTGAGCTGCCACCGGTGGCCCGGCGGTCGATGGTCGAAGAACCGCTTCGCCTTCAGCTCGAAACGGGGCAGGCTGCCGGGGCCGACCACCTCGACCCCGATGGTCACGCCGATGGCCCGCTTGAGGACCGCCTCGGTCTCGGCGCGGATGGCGGGGTAGAGCGCGGCCGGGACGTCGGGGCGCGCCTCCGCTTTCACGGTCACCACGTCGTTCGACGCCTCCCGGCTCGCGTGCACCTCGTAGTGCTCGGACAGCCGGGCCACCTCGTGGAGGAGCGCCTCCACCGCGGTGGGATAGACGTTGACCCCCTTGACCACGATCATGTGGTCCGTCCGCCCCAGCACCCCGCCCGGGTAGCCGGTCCAGGTGCTCCCGCACGGGCACGGCGCCTGCGTCCATCGGACCAGGTCGTGCGTCCGGTACTTGATGAGCGGCTGCCCGTGCTGGATGTACGAGGTGACCAGGTGCTCGCCCACCTCGCCGTCGGGGACCCGGCGTCCCTGCTCGTCCACCACGAGCGCGTGGTACCAGTCCTCGCAGAGGTGGACCCGGTCGCCCAGCGGACAGCCCGGGTTGGTGGGACCGAGCTCGGCGATCCCGTACAGCTCGTAGACCCGGGCCCCCCAGGTCTCGGCGATGGCGTCGCGCGTGGTCGGGATGGATCCACCGGGCTCGCCCGACACGATGACCACCGACACCGAGCTCCTGGCCAGGTCCACGTTCATCCC from Candidatus Methylomirabilota bacterium harbors:
- a CDS encoding ABC transporter substrate-binding protein, coding for MRTRWMATLAAGVLAAALVGGLAGAADPVLLRVRVFPGVHNLAIFAGQARGIFAKYGVQVELEFTPNSQALRDGLAAGAFEVAHAAVDNAVAMVETAGADVVVVVGGDSSMNQLFVQPEVRSIIDLMGKTVIVDAPNTAYALQLKKILLKHGLKAGQHYTVKPIGGTFQRAAAMREHKEYAATMLYPPYSIVAEREGLRSLGLAVKMLGPYQATAGFVRRSWAQANASTLERYLQGYVGALRWVLAPANRDETIALLAQRLKLDPDVAAATYAHAVDPAGGLTPDARLDLEGFRNVLALRAELEGQWGGQPPAPERYYDPQYYRRALAALGP
- a CDS encoding Xaa-Pro peptidase family protein, with the protein product MGLPTYGTMGVDWEERVNFDRLRRDRLSRVTAALGHSELGGLLCFDMYNIRYITHTTIGEWARDKLSRFALLPREAEPIMWDFGSAARHHRLYCPWLGERSRAGISLLRGAMTPEMGRAEDLARKIKRELEARGLHRAPLGVDVIELPILAALQQEGLQVVDGQQLMQAVRRIKTRDEIVLLNTAAMMVDAAYEDLYQALRPGIRENELVGIAAKTLYDLGSEDVEAVNAIAGERCNPHPHVFSDRVLRPGDPAYFDILHSYMGYRTCYYRSFAVGSASAAMVDAYKRCRELLDQAIAIVKPGITTADIVALWPRAQEFGFPDEEACFGLQYGHGVGLSIWEQPVMSRLVSLEHPMTLEPGMVFALENFWPASDGWSAARIEEEVLVTETGHEILTRFPAETLLVAGTRYWTATGPLAGTRELDPTASPRRADLG
- a CDS encoding NAD(P)-dependent oxidoreductase, encoding MPTLGFVGLGAMGGRMAKRLLDAAYPVVGYNRTPARARWLVDAGMRAAASPRAVADAADVVFSMVTDTDALHAVARGPDGILAGLRPGAVYVEMSTVHPATIRALGAEVVSRGAVMLDAPVSGSVATLEAGQLAFMVGGDPAVLERVRPYLLAIGPTITHVGPLGLAMTMKVATNLGLAVQMLAFSEAVLLAEKAGIARERAVEALLRSVIASPMVRYRGPFVLSMPAEAWFDVGMMQKDLRLALDIGRAVGAVLPATALTHEWLAAAQGRGLGEFDFAVVFDVLAELSGLPPSKKSGGA
- a CDS encoding AMP-binding protein, with amino-acid sequence MASLALFKARTLRARFWNPYTESLPRAELDRLHLAKLQALVRYAYARSPMYRRLLDRARVKPAQVRTMDDFDKRLPVIDKGDLLEAQAASPPFGQALAVPEEFFLHRFQTSGSTGVPLHIPLTYHSSLLWGESWLSLFWSVGLRPHHAFYFPFHWGIFAAFWSAYMGVRRLGGTVISGGGLDSRGRIDQILAYRPDVVLATPTYALYLGEVARGMNVDLARSSVSVVIVSGEPGGSIPTTRDAIAETWGARVYELYGIAELGPTNPGCPLGDRVHLCEDWYHALVVDEQGRRVPDGEVGEHLVTSYIQHGQPLIKYRTHDLVRWTQAPCPCGSTWTGYPGGVLGRTDHMIVVKGVNVYPTAVEALLHEVARLSEHYEVHASREASNDVVTVKAEARPDVPAALYPAIRAETEAVLKRAIGVTIGVEVVGPGSLPRFELKAKRFFDHRPPGHRWQLKR